From the genome of Halomonas sp. 1513, one region includes:
- a CDS encoding DNA starvation/stationary phase protection protein: protein MSDTNAIGLHPASASQLADKLNALLANYQVFYMNVRGYHWNIKGPEFFELHAKFEEYYTDLLTKIDEVAERILTLGHQPIHAYSDYVATASIQEEKNVHDGATCVRGVLTGYQTLIELQREILSLASDADDEGTAAQVGDYIREQEKSVWMLGAYLG, encoded by the coding sequence ATGTCCGATACCAACGCCATTGGCCTGCACCCGGCCAGCGCCAGCCAGCTGGCCGACAAGCTCAACGCGCTGCTGGCCAACTACCAGGTCTTCTATATGAACGTGCGCGGCTACCACTGGAACATCAAGGGGCCGGAGTTCTTCGAGCTGCACGCCAAGTTCGAGGAGTATTACACCGACCTGCTGACCAAGATCGACGAGGTCGCCGAGCGCATCCTGACCCTCGGCCACCAGCCGATCCACGCCTACAGCGACTACGTGGCCACCGCCAGTATCCAGGAAGAGAAGAACGTTCATGACGGCGCGACCTGCGTGCGCGGGGTGCTCACCGGCTACCAGACGCTGATCGAGCTGCAGCGCGAGATCCTCTCGCTGGCCTCGGATGCCGACGACGAGGGCACCGCCGCCCAGGTCGGCGACTATATCCGCGAGCAGGAGAAGAGTGTGTGGATGCTCGGCGCCTACCTCGGCTGA
- a CDS encoding cytosol nonspecific dipeptidase (catalyzes the hydrolysis of Xaa-His dipeptides): protein MNAHLDQLAPQALWQHFRTLCNTPRPSGQEAALIATLEAWADARGLAHDRDAYGNLRLKKAASPGHESAPGVILQGHLDMVAQANAEHAHDFTRDPIDTYVEDGWLRARGTTLGADNGLGVAAALAILEDDSLVHGPLEALFTLEEETSMGGALQLAEGWLEGQLLLNLDSEDRGEVYIGCAGGADVVVEAQLPTSALSEGERPYRLALTGLRGGHSGIDIAKGLGNANRLMMRALRALAPSGARLIDYQGGTLRNALPREAFATLALAEDELAAAEARLAALGEELRSELAGVDEGLTLSLSASDEVAGAALTPSASHLLVDALHAAPCGVERMSTEVPGVVETSNNLGVVSLDDGRFRLCALVRSLRDSATQDMADRFSALFGLIGARTRIENAYPGWTPAPHSPLLERFKRLHRDQLGVEPAVKVIHAGLECGILGGKYPQLEMISFGPQIRGAHSPDERVEIDSVNEFWQLLRGLVEDLATPGASPQA from the coding sequence ATGAACGCACATCTCGACCAGTTGGCGCCGCAGGCGCTGTGGCAGCACTTTCGCACGCTGTGCAATACCCCGCGGCCGTCGGGGCAAGAGGCGGCGCTGATAGCCACCCTAGAAGCCTGGGCCGATGCCCGGGGCCTGGCTCACGACCGCGACGCCTACGGCAACCTGCGTCTCAAGAAAGCCGCCTCGCCGGGCCATGAGTCAGCCCCCGGGGTGATCCTGCAGGGCCATCTCGACATGGTCGCCCAGGCCAATGCCGAGCATGCCCATGACTTTACCCGCGACCCCATCGACACCTACGTCGAGGACGGCTGGCTGCGCGCCCGCGGCACCACGCTGGGCGCCGACAACGGCCTGGGGGTGGCGGCGGCGCTGGCGATTCTCGAAGACGACTCGCTGGTGCATGGTCCGCTGGAGGCGCTGTTCACCCTCGAGGAGGAGACCTCGATGGGCGGTGCACTGCAGCTCGCCGAGGGCTGGCTGGAGGGGCAGCTGCTGCTCAACCTCGACTCCGAGGATCGCGGTGAGGTGTATATCGGCTGCGCCGGCGGGGCTGACGTGGTGGTCGAGGCGCAGCTGCCGACCAGCGCGCTGAGCGAAGGCGAGCGGCCCTACCGGTTGGCATTGACCGGCCTGCGCGGTGGCCATTCGGGGATCGATATCGCCAAGGGCCTCGGCAACGCCAATCGGCTGATGATGCGTGCGCTGCGGGCGCTGGCGCCCAGCGGCGCGCGGTTGATCGACTACCAGGGCGGCACCCTGCGCAATGCCCTGCCGCGGGAAGCCTTCGCCACCCTGGCCCTGGCCGAGGATGAGCTGGCCGCGGCCGAGGCGCGGCTCGCCGCGCTGGGCGAGGAGCTGCGTAGCGAGCTTGCCGGGGTCGACGAGGGGCTGACGCTGAGCCTGTCGGCGAGCGATGAGGTGGCCGGCGCGGCGCTGACGCCCTCCGCCAGTCACCTGCTGGTCGACGCCCTGCATGCCGCCCCCTGCGGCGTCGAGCGCATGAGCACTGAGGTGCCCGGTGTGGTCGAGACCTCCAACAACCTCGGCGTGGTGTCGCTCGACGACGGGCGTTTCCGGCTATGCGCGCTGGTGCGCTCGCTGCGCGATAGCGCCACCCAAGACATGGCCGACCGCTTCAGCGCGCTGTTCGGCCTGATCGGCGCGCGCACCCGGATCGAGAACGCCTACCCCGGCTGGACGCCTGCGCCGCACAGCCCGCTCCTGGAGCGCTTCAAGCGGCTGCATCGCGACCAGCTAGGCGTCGAGCCGGCGGTCAAGGTGATCCATGCAGGCCTCGAATGCGGCATCCTCGGCGGCAAGTACCCGCAGCTGGAGATGATATCCTTCGGGCCGCAGATCCGCGGCGCCCACTCGCCGGACGAGCGCGTCGAGATCGACTCGGTGAACGAATTCTGGCAGCTGCTGCGCGGGCTGGTGGAGGATCTGGCCACGCCTGGCGCAAGCCCCCAGGCCTGA
- a CDS encoding tRNA cytosine(34) acetyltransferase TmcA, whose translation MMEARNLPALQAWCDRLAARRWRGLVWISASPEQCLARALAIWQRTPARGLWIAPEAPPGVADAAWLPADKARTRLGGEQALVVFDAVSEGAGFDPDAFGALSGTLVAGGLLVLLTPPDWGARPDADYRRLADHPYRPAHLTSRYLQRLARQLEAAPHIARWTASDTLALPALPASDEDAGGTGEDPACATADQARAVTRLLRLRRRRPLVISADRGRGKSAALGIACARWLAKGEQEILVTAPRPAAVETLFMHLQRHCPDARRQGYQVSLTRDAQVQRVRFVAPDALAETHGAAAGPGSLLLVDEAAAIPAALLADWLARFPRIAFATTVHGYEGSGRGFALRFMPHLQRHAPDWRACTLTTPVRWAAGDPLEALTHRLLMLDAEPPALPAQRDTAIAQHRWKRASLAVDEVRLAGLFGLLVQAHYRTRPSDLRRLLDGPGVSITTLEQAGTPLAVSLCGEEGGFSAELAERVARGERRPRGHLLAQSLAAHAGSRRALTSRVRRIMRIAVHADARRQGIGRQLLDAEVERARRDGIDLLGASFGADPELMAFWHAAGFRAVRLGLSRETATGEHALMVAMPTSDAGRALCAGLAERFQRLLPTLLAYELKGLEPAVAATLLAEGQAPPLDTEQRRDLDDVTLGGREPALVRPALQQLVRRGLAAGAARDGDAWLLVAWLFQARDSAWLAERLGLSGRREVQARLREALTRWRDWAR comes from the coding sequence ATGATGGAGGCCCGCAATCTGCCAGCGCTGCAGGCGTGGTGCGATCGACTCGCCGCGCGGCGCTGGCGCGGCCTGGTGTGGATATCCGCCAGCCCCGAGCAGTGCCTGGCCCGGGCGCTGGCGATCTGGCAGCGCACCCCCGCGCGGGGGCTGTGGATCGCCCCTGAGGCCCCGCCAGGCGTCGCCGACGCCGCCTGGCTGCCGGCGGACAAGGCGCGCACTCGGCTCGGCGGCGAGCAGGCGCTGGTGGTGTTCGACGCCGTCAGCGAAGGGGCCGGCTTCGATCCCGACGCCTTCGGCGCCCTCAGCGGCACCCTGGTGGCCGGCGGGCTGCTGGTGCTGCTCACCCCGCCCGACTGGGGTGCGCGGCCGGATGCCGACTACCGGCGGCTGGCCGATCATCCGTACCGGCCGGCACATCTGACCTCGCGCTATCTGCAGCGCCTGGCGCGACAGCTCGAGGCCGCCCCGCATATCGCCCGCTGGACGGCCAGCGACACGCTGGCGCTGCCTGCCCTGCCGGCGTCCGACGAAGATGCCGGCGGCACCGGCGAGGATCCCGCCTGCGCCACCGCGGATCAGGCCCGGGCAGTGACGCGACTGCTGCGCCTGCGCCGGCGCCGTCCGCTGGTGATCAGCGCCGACCGCGGCCGCGGCAAGAGTGCAGCGCTGGGCATCGCCTGCGCGCGCTGGCTGGCCAAGGGCGAGCAAGAGATTCTGGTCACTGCGCCGCGCCCGGCGGCGGTGGAAACGCTGTTCATGCACCTCCAGCGCCACTGTCCCGACGCGCGTCGCCAGGGTTATCAGGTCAGCCTGACCCGCGATGCCCAGGTTCAGCGGGTGCGTTTCGTGGCCCCGGATGCCTTGGCCGAGACCCACGGTGCGGCGGCCGGCCCCGGTAGCCTGCTGCTGGTGGACGAGGCCGCGGCGATCCCTGCGGCGCTGCTGGCCGACTGGCTGGCGCGCTTTCCGCGCATCGCCTTCGCCACTACCGTGCACGGCTATGAGGGCTCGGGGCGCGGCTTTGCGCTGCGCTTCATGCCCCACCTGCAGCGCCACGCCCCTGACTGGCGAGCCTGCACGCTGACCACGCCGGTGCGCTGGGCCGCAGGCGACCCCCTCGAGGCGCTGACCCACCGGCTGCTGATGCTGGATGCCGAACCGCCGGCGCTGCCAGCGCAACGCGATACGGCCATTGCCCAGCACCGCTGGAAGCGTGCATCGCTGGCGGTCGACGAGGTGCGCCTCGCTGGGCTGTTCGGCCTGCTGGTGCAGGCCCACTACCGCACCCGGCCCAGCGACCTGCGCCGCCTGCTGGACGGCCCCGGGGTCTCGATCACCACCCTCGAGCAGGCGGGCACGCCCCTCGCCGTGTCGCTGTGCGGTGAGGAGGGCGGTTTCTCGGCCGAGCTGGCCGAGCGAGTGGCCCGCGGCGAGCGCCGCCCGCGCGGCCATCTGCTGGCCCAGTCGCTGGCCGCCCACGCCGGCAGCCGTCGGGCGCTGACCTCGCGGGTACGCCGCATCATGCGCATTGCGGTGCACGCCGATGCCCGCCGCCAGGGCATCGGCCGGCAACTGCTGGACGCCGAGGTCGAGCGCGCCCGGCGCGATGGCATCGACCTGCTGGGTGCCAGTTTCGGCGCCGACCCCGAGCTGATGGCCTTCTGGCATGCCGCCGGCTTTCGCGCCGTCCGCCTGGGCCTGAGCCGCGAGACCGCCACCGGCGAGCATGCGCTGATGGTGGCCATGCCCACCAGCGACGCGGGGCGGGCGCTATGCGCCGGCCTTGCCGAGCGCTTCCAGCGCCTGCTGCCGACCCTGTTGGCCTACGAGCTGAAGGGCCTGGAACCGGCGGTGGCCGCGACGCTGCTCGCCGAAGGCCAGGCGCCGCCGCTGGATACCGAACAGCGCCGCGACCTCGACGATGTGACCCTGGGAGGGCGCGAGCCGGCGCTGGTGCGCCCGGCGCTGCAGCAGCTGGTACGGCGCGGCCTGGCCGCCGGCGCGGCCCGCGATGGCGACGCCTGGCTGCTGGTGGCCTGGCTGTTCCAGGCCCGCGATAGCGCCTGGCTGGCCGAGCGGCTGGGACTCAGCGGGCGGCGCGAGGTGCAGGCACGGCTGCGCGAGGCGCTGACCCGCTGGCGCGACTGGGCGCGATAA
- a CDS encoding iron ABC transporter substrate-binding protein gives MQKNVIASATLLSTLLAAPIAAADLTLYSGRGESMVEPIIQQFERNTGINVNVRYGDTAQLAVLLQEEGQRSPADLYWGQDAGAMGAISQAGLLAELPDDIYEGLPGIYTSETGNWVAASGRARVFAYSPERVSEDEYPESIFDLTDERYEGRVGWAPTNGSFQSFITAMRVEYGDERTQEWLEGMRDNGAVTFRNNTTQVQGVADGEIDFGLVNNYYLPRFLAADSDYPVAQAFFAEGDIGNLVNVAGIAVLESSDNKDAALEFIRFLLSPAAQQYFTGSVYEYPVTRDVIQNPELEDFDRLLEVSPQIDLDDLEDLEGTLNLLRDAGLL, from the coding sequence ATGCAAAAGAACGTCATCGCTTCTGCCACGCTGCTCTCCACGCTGCTGGCAGCCCCCATCGCCGCCGCCGACCTGACCCTCTATTCGGGGCGCGGCGAGTCGATGGTGGAGCCGATCATCCAGCAGTTCGAGCGCAACACCGGCATCAACGTCAACGTGCGCTACGGCGATACCGCCCAGCTGGCGGTACTGCTGCAGGAAGAGGGCCAGCGTTCGCCCGCCGATCTCTACTGGGGCCAGGACGCCGGTGCCATGGGCGCCATCAGCCAGGCCGGCCTGCTCGCCGAGCTGCCCGATGACATCTACGAGGGCCTGCCCGGCATCTATACCAGCGAGACCGGCAACTGGGTCGCCGCCAGCGGCCGCGCCCGGGTGTTCGCCTATTCGCCGGAGCGGGTCAGTGAAGACGAATATCCCGAGAGCATCTTCGATCTTACCGACGAGCGCTACGAAGGCCGCGTCGGCTGGGCGCCCACCAACGGCTCCTTCCAGTCGTTCATCACCGCGATGCGCGTCGAGTATGGCGACGAGCGGACCCAGGAGTGGCTCGAGGGCATGCGCGACAACGGCGCGGTGACCTTCCGCAATAACACCACCCAGGTGCAGGGCGTCGCCGACGGGGAAATCGACTTCGGGCTCGTAAACAATTATTATTTGCCGCGGTTCCTGGCTGCCGATAGCGACTACCCGGTGGCGCAAGCCTTCTTCGCCGAAGGTGACATCGGCAACCTGGTCAACGTCGCCGGCATCGCGGTGCTGGAGAGCAGTGACAACAAGGACGCGGCACTCGAATTCATACGCTTCCTGCTGTCGCCGGCCGCTCAGCAGTACTTCACCGGCAGCGTCTATGAGTACCCGGTGACCCGCGACGTGATCCAGAACCCGGAACTCGAGGACTTCGACCGCTTGCTGGAGGTCAGCCCGCAGATCGACCTGGATGACCTGGAAGATCTCGAGGGCACGCTGAACCTGCTGCGCGATGCCGGGCTGCTGTAA
- a CDS encoding iron ABC transporter permease: protein MSNSAELASPAARRTPPKGRTRRVPLHILLPSLVAAAAMLVPLFYLGLRAFEADPQTLANLVLRRRNLDLLLNTLSLALGVVAMTTLMALPLAWLVVRTNIRFKRLLTILGVIPLAVPGYVMAYALIGLGGNYGVLAQLTGVQLPRIEGYFGAMLALSLYTFPYLFLNLRATLAGLDGNLEESARSLGYGNREVFLKIILPHLAPSLMAGWLVITLYVLGDFGAVALMRYEAFSYAIYTQYSGAFDRIYAAWLSIMLLAVAASFVMLDSLVVKRKLARVGTGVARPVKPMRLGRLRWLAYPYLVLIFGASVGLPTLILGYWLVLAPPDLSFFARVPGTFLRSAGAALPAALLSAAFALPIAYLTVRYRSTAATLIERSAYIGYAIPPLTLALAMVFFSLRTAPFLYQTLTLLIVTWAMASLALALGPIRSALLQTRPNMEEASHSLGHGPLSTFLWVIFPRLRRGILAGVALVFVLCMKELPITFLLAPTGYTTLAVTVFTRTSEGMLAEAAPFAAAIVVFSSLSVGFLLTKEGKR, encoded by the coding sequence ATGAGCAACAGCGCCGAGCTTGCCAGCCCTGCCGCACGCCGCACGCCGCCGAAAGGCAGGACGCGGCGCGTGCCGCTGCATATCCTGCTGCCTTCGCTGGTGGCGGCGGCGGCGATGCTGGTACCGCTGTTCTACCTCGGCCTGCGCGCCTTCGAGGCCGACCCGCAAACCCTCGCCAACCTGGTGCTGCGCCGGCGCAACCTCGACCTGCTGCTCAACACTCTCTCGTTGGCGCTGGGCGTGGTGGCCATGACCACCCTGATGGCGCTGCCGCTGGCCTGGCTGGTGGTACGCACCAACATCCGCTTCAAGCGCCTGCTGACCATTCTCGGGGTGATCCCGCTGGCGGTGCCTGGCTATGTGATGGCCTATGCGCTGATCGGCCTGGGCGGCAACTACGGCGTACTGGCCCAGCTCACCGGCGTGCAGCTGCCGCGCATCGAGGGCTACTTCGGCGCCATGCTGGCGCTGTCGCTGTATACCTTCCCCTATCTGTTTCTCAACCTGCGCGCGACCCTGGCCGGCCTCGACGGCAACCTCGAAGAGAGCGCCAGGAGCCTCGGTTACGGCAACCGCGAGGTGTTTCTCAAGATCATCCTGCCCCACCTGGCCCCCTCGCTGATGGCCGGCTGGCTGGTCATCACCCTCTACGTGCTGGGCGACTTCGGCGCCGTGGCGCTGATGCGCTACGAGGCCTTCAGCTACGCCATCTACACCCAGTACTCCGGCGCCTTCGACCGCATCTATGCCGCCTGGCTGTCGATCATGCTGCTGGCGGTGGCAGCCAGCTTCGTGATGCTCGACAGCCTGGTGGTCAAGCGCAAGCTGGCACGCGTGGGTACCGGGGTGGCGCGGCCGGTAAAGCCGATGCGCCTGGGTCGCCTGCGCTGGCTGGCCTACCCCTACCTGGTGCTGATCTTCGGCGCCTCGGTAGGCCTGCCGACGCTGATCCTCGGCTACTGGCTGGTACTGGCACCGCCCGACCTGAGCTTCTTCGCCCGCGTCCCGGGCACCTTCCTGCGCTCGGCGGGCGCGGCGCTGCCCGCTGCCTTGCTGTCGGCGGCCTTCGCCCTGCCGATCGCCTACCTCACGGTGCGCTACCGCTCCACCGCGGCGACGCTGATCGAGCGCTCGGCGTACATCGGCTATGCCATTCCGCCGCTGACCCTGGCGCTGGCGATGGTGTTCTTCTCACTGCGCACCGCGCCCTTTCTCTACCAGACCCTGACGCTGCTGATCGTGACCTGGGCGATGGCCTCGCTGGCCCTGGCCCTGGGGCCGATCCGCAGCGCCCTACTGCAGACCCGGCCCAACATGGAAGAGGCCTCCCATTCGCTGGGCCACGGTCCGCTGAGCACCTTCCTGTGGGTGATCTTCCCGCGCCTGCGTCGCGGCATCCTGGCCGGTGTCGCACTGGTCTTCGTGCTGTGCATGAAAGAGCTGCCGATCACCTTCTTGCTGGCACCGACCGGCTACACCACCCTGGCGGTGACCGTGTTCACCCGTACCTCCGAGGGCATGCTGGCCGAGGCCGCGCCCTTCGCCGCCGCCATCGTGGTGTTCTCCAGCCTGTCGGTAGGCTTCCTGTTAACCAAAGAGGGCAAGCGATGA